Genomic segment of Verrucomicrobiota bacterium:
ATGCGCGGGTTGAGGTCGAGCCGTTCAAGCTGGTGGAGCAGATAGACGAGTTCACCGTTGACCGAGATGATTTCGGTCGCCGGCAAGCTCAGTCGATCGCCGTCGACATTGCCGCACACGGCGATGGTCGGCGCAAAACGTTCAAGCCACGCCAGGACACCGGCGGAGCCCACGTCTCCCGCATGCAGGATCAGGTCCGCACCGGCCAATTCCGGTTCCACGCCGGTGCGGATCAAACCATGAGTGTCCGAGAGGATGACCATTCGCTTTATGTCCGAAAAGGCGTGCATGTGGAGTTCGGAGTCCGGTCACACGGCGGGCGCGGCGGAGAAGAATCACACGGCGCCACGGCGGGCCGCAGCGACCACGGCGGGAAGACAGAAAATTACCCGGCACCCGATGCTTGACCCCGAATTCGGCTCCTGGCAAGGATTACGCCGTGCCTGTCCAGCCGCCCTCATTGGTGGCATTCTTCTTCCCGCCGTGGTCGCTGCGGCCCGCCGTGGCGCCGTGTGATTCTTCTCCGCCGCGCCCGCCGTGTGACCGAATTTTTACTGCCACTCCCGGGTATCGATCCAGATGGTAACGGGGCCGTCGTTGATCAGACTGACTTCCATGTGGGCGCCGAATTTGCCCGACGCCACCGGGCCGCAATGCCGTCCCGCCAGTAACCGGCAAAAGCTTTCATAGAGCGCCTCGGCCTTTTCCGGGGGAGCCGCATCGACGAAGGAGGGCCGGTTGCCTTTCTTTGTCCGCGCGAAAAGTGTGAATTGGCTGATCACGAGAATGCCGCCGGCCACCTCCGTGACGGAACGGTTCATGGCCCCTTGCGCATCCGAAAAGATGCGAAGCTGCAATGTTTTCCGTGCCAGCCACTCCAGGTCTTCCGGTCCATCCGTGACGCCGACCCCGAGCAGCATCAGTAACCCGCTGCCGATTGCCCCTGCCTCATGGCCGTCGACCGTGACCGAAGCCGTTTTTACCCGCTGGATCAAGGCGCGCATGGCCGGAACCCGGTTCGACGTTTCGGCGAACGCGTGTAAGCTTTGCGTTTTACCATGAGCTATCCCTTCGCATTGGTTGCCGCGCTCCTCGTTGCGGTGAGCCTGGCTGTCTACGTGCGTCTCTTTCGGCTCGTTTACGCGACCGGCGGGGGAAAGGTCAGCGCCGAGCAGCTTACATGGGTAGACGTGGTATTTGCAACGGCACTGGTGTTTTACATCGTTTTTCAATCGTTTGCCCACTTGAAGACGGCGGGTTCGCCCGGCGCCGCAAGCTTCTCAGGAGAGCAGTTGATCCTGGCGACGCTGCTTTCGTGGGCCCTGATTCTCGGCCCGATCCTCATCTCCTTTCGAGCCCGCGGCATTCGGGTGGGCCAATTGTTTGGTTTCGACCGGTTGCCGATCCTGCGGGCGATCGTGTGGGGGGTTGGGCTGTTGTTCACGGCACTGCCGCTGGTCTTCGGGACCAGTGAAATTGTCACCCAATGGCTGAGAGACCGTTCCGGGCAGGATTCGCAGGAAATCATCCAGGTTTTCCGAGACTCGACCCAGCCCGGGCAGCGCGTGTCCATCATCCTTCTGGCCGTCGTGATTGCACCCGTGGCGGAGGAACTGGTGTTTCGCGGTTATCTGTACACGGTGATGAAACGATTTTTCGGGTCGCTGCCA
This window contains:
- a CDS encoding D-tyrosyl-tRNA(Tyr) deacylase translates to MRALIQRVKTASVTVDGHEAGAIGSGLLMLLGVGVTDGPEDLEWLARKTLQLRIFSDAQGAMNRSVTEVAGGILVISQFTLFARTKKGNRPSFVDAAPPEKAEALYESFCRLLAGRHCGPVASGKFGAHMEVSLINDGPVTIWIDTREWQ
- a CDS encoding metallophosphoesterase family protein codes for the protein MHAFSDIKRMVILSDTHGLIRTGVEPELAGADLILHAGDVGSAGVLAWLERFAPTIAVCGNVDGDRLSLPATEIISVNGELVYLLHQLERLDLNPRIAGLRLVVSGHSHKASITQSDEVWFCNPGSIGPRRFRLPITLVGLYLGAKTWDGTLRELMIPPGHGTERLETRASFVMELPDRDAGLQTDEG
- a CDS encoding CPBP family intramembrane metalloprotease — encoded protein: MSYPFALVAALLVAVSLAVYVRLFRLVYATGGGKVSAEQLTWVDVVFATALVFYIVFQSFAHLKTAGSPGAASFSGEQLILATLLSWALILGPILISFRARGIRVGQLFGFDRLPILRAIVWGVGLLFTALPLVFGTSEIVTQWLRDRSGQDSQEIIQVFRDSTQPGQRVSIILLAVVIAPVAEELVFRGYLYTVMKRFFGSLPSLVFTAVLFGLVHVNVPALVPLFVLACAFTIAYEVTGSLFVPMAMHAVFNALNLVAVLMFPHDLS